The sequence below is a genomic window from Lolium perenne isolate Kyuss_39 chromosome 7, Kyuss_2.0, whole genome shotgun sequence.
AAAGTGTGAAGGGCGGAGCTTGGGCGAGTGCCATGATGGGTtcttggtggcggccatggcgGGGCCGAGAGGGCAGCTGCGGTGGGAGGTGGTGAGATTTGATGAGGAGGGAAGGGAAGGGAGGGAGGACGAGCTCCATGGGAAGGAGAAGGAGAGGTTCCTGGCAAGCTTTGTTTGGGTTTTGCATGTTATCCTCTCGGCTCTTCtgtctttttcctcttctccgcaTTTTTTTTTTCTGTACGTAACCCGCTTTACCCGCATAATATCTTTGGCCGCCATTTTTACACCTACGCGAGTATTATAGTTCAAAAATCTTCCTCGAAACCAAACATCATCTTCATATAATTATAAACACCAACGTATCAAACCTGCGGTTTGAATTCAGATGGATTAAGAGTTTCACTGTCCTCCTAACCATCTAACCATAAATTGATTCTGATGATCTGATCACTGCAGCGTTGAAACGCCATACAATGGTGAAAATACCGAGACTTAGTGGTGGAGGTAGCAGTGGCTCACCCAACAATTAAAGTTTAAATTTGGTCAGGAGCTAATTTCTGAAATTCTCACTAAAAATCCTTTTAAATATGGTTATCAATTAACTAATAAATACAACTTAAGTATTAACTTCAGTTTGTAGACTTGTTGGTGTTTCATTTCAATTTTTTACTAGCTTCTAATGTTTCATGTGCACTTAATGTGTGTAAGTATTTTTTTAGATTAATGTGTGTAAGTATTAATACAATACTAGTACTTGCTTCGTGTTAACTTCAgtttagactgctcatagtgggagtaacatagctagtaacatcacacatctcaaggcattttggtgacatggcatgcgaataaatgaagaaagaaagtgaggtggtaactagctatgttaccataacatcacacactccaaggcaaaatgagtctacaacataataaatgacacaatgcatgacaccacatataagttactatccactatgaaggtaataacctagactagtaacatggcatatgttactagtctaagttactccccactatgagcagccttagGATTGTTAATTTCGGTTCATACTTTTTGTACCCTAAAGAGTTTTGTCGTAAATACACTTCTTTGTACACTTGTCATGTCCGATGTAATCCCTTCAGGTTCACCACTACCTGCACTATACTAGTTCATCGATTGCCTTCATCCATCAGCGCCCCGAAGAACTGGAGTCGCATCCTTGCACCTGTTTTAATTACACTCCGCAGGAAACGATAGTTACCAACCAAAACAATCAGTTACGTCCATCTGACCAGATATCTAGTGCCGGCACTGCTACATCAGCAACCTATAAATTTCCATATGTGGTATATGATAGGAAAACAAATGTCTAGCAAACAATATAAGTACATTCATCATCGACCATTATACATGCGGAAACAGCAACAAGCAACTAAAAAACTCTGGATATAATTATAAACTTCAGTTAAGGTTCTGTTTGTGACTCACTGAGAACAGAAATAAAACAAGCAAGACGAAGCCATATATGAATTCCAGGGGGTCTCTTCTCCCTTCCAAGGAACATCAATGAAGAGAAAGGGCATTCATGTTGCATATGGATGTTGGGCTCATCGGTTACCACCACCATTGCGGGCACCATatcctcctctgcctcgtcgctgctgctgaaCCCGTCGCTGCTGGTTAAATTGATGGCCATGGGTAGCACTTGATTGCTGAGGTGGCATGATCCTCATCCGCTGCTGCTTCATCTGTGCAAAGAGTGCATCCATTGTCCTTGGCTGCTCGTTCTGCATCTCCTTGCCCTACAAATAGATTTAAACACATAAATAACTTATAAATTATATGCTACCGAGCTAATAGgtgaacaaaaaaaaaattaggtaGGTTTTCATGTATCATGCAACTTGGCAACAATGAACCCACGAAAATACTTTGCTAATGCATGTTTCCATGTTTGTTGCTGGGGAAGTATtgcaaaaaaacatgaaaaactatAGTGAATATTCATAAAAAATAGGACACTGAATATCAGAAACAAAATACTCCCTCCGGCCTTAAAAAAAAGCtgctcaactttttctagatacagATGTGTCTATAACTAAAATATGTATATGTACGTAGTTGAGCAGCTTTTTTGGGGATGGAGTATATTCAGATGACAGCAGAAATGGCACACTCGTACGATATGCCTTATGCAACTCCGTCACCATCCGTGACCACATTTCTAGCAGGCATATGTACAAACCTCATGCACGGTGAGACGAACCTTTGGGGTTTGATATCTAGTAAGTACTTAACTTTCTCTCAATAACTAAAATATGTATATGTACGtccgtatctagataaagttgagcaGCTTTTTTAGGGACGGAGTGAGTAGATGACAGCAGAAATGGCACACTCGTACGATATGCCTTATGCAACTCCGTCACCATCAGTGACCACATTTCTAGCAAGCATATGTACAAACCTCATGCACGGTGAGACGAACCTTTGGGGTTTGATATCTAGCAAGTACTTAACCTTCTCTCAATACATGTGGAATATAAAATACATCTAACACCAAGCGATACTGATAATAGTGGCTTGCTGATCGAGACCAGCATGGCCTATTCAGAAACTCTATTTTGAACATGACTAGAATCCTGGTATCAAAAGTATCTTTTAAAATAACATTTTCTCTTAGCACACTGTATCTTGCAGCATGAAACAATATAGATGGTTCACACACTGAATACCTAGAATGCTACATTAGCTACTAGCTAAGCTACAAACAGTGCTCCCAAATAAGATGGAATTCATATAAGGTACAATAACTCAAGCCGGTGAActtaattgataaacaaggttgacATATTAGTAGATACTAACAACAAAACTAAAAATCTTATCCTCAAATACAATAAAAAACAATGATCGGTGTTTCTATTGGTACTCTACTTAAACTTTAAATTAACTTGTACCTTGCTGTTCTGATCACTTACAGGCCTCCTTTGTATTGAGGTAGATGGGGCACTGCATCCAGAAGAAAGCATTAGTGACTCACATGTGCAGGAGTTACCCAAAGTACAAACAATAATGTGCAACAGAGGACCAAAAGGCAGATTGCTTTAACAGTCTTTTCTTCATGGTAAAATAAAGCATGCTTACCATACCCCTCCAAACTAAGAATTTTCTTTAATTTTTAAATTAGGTGCACATACCATGTCTTCGAacaaattcaaacacaaacagtAAAGTGATGACTACATCTGACCAAACACTGCATATGTAATAAATCCTCTTTATCCATAAGGCCCTCAACATCTCATGCTGTTAAATCCACCAGATTTGAATGCAGATGATCCAGCAATTTTCCAATTGACACAATTACTGCTTGGGGAACCAATAAGCTCATAATTTTAACAAGGGATCGTGAATAGTGATTCCACCAGTTGACCCTGTGATGGTAGCCACACCATACAGCACAGAATACTGGGATTGATTCTTAACAAGAAAAGTCACAAGATACCATGATATTATATGGCCCAGTTGTTGGTAACATCGTTGCCGAGAACCAGTAAACCAAGGGAAAATATAGAGCACTTGCTGATTGAAATCCAAGGTAAGGATGCTGGAAACAATGCACACCACTATTGGTACAACCAACTAAGCACGTGACAACAGCAGCAGAAAATTTCCTGAGATGCAGTATACCACAAGTTTGCCTGTGACCACACTAACCTACATTCACAATGTTTTCATGAAAACAAATAAATATCATCTGCACCATAGCTAGTGGTCAAAACCACTTTGACTCTGGGATCCACAACTCATGCACAGAATCTGGGTTGTCCAGTGGGCAGTGTGGTCTAGAATTTATCATATATAGTTACTACCAAGAAGTCAACATATATGAGAGCAAGGTACGCATCCCAAACAACTAGCGTTGACCTCCAAAAATAGCAACTCTCCAAATGCTAAAGTTACATCATTAACTGCCTTATTGTGTCAAGCAACAccagatgtatatccaaggtgctCCAGCAGCTTCACAAATTTTGATAATCACAACCGGAATAAAAGTGATCTGTAGCTTTGTAGAGTTTAAGGACCATATATAACCATGCAATTCAGTATGATCTGCTTGGTTTACTGCAACTCCTAATCTTCATGTGTTTCATGCAGTTGAACCAAAAAGTAGGCCTTGTGCCACAATACAACAAACTTGGTTGATGTTTAGACTTCCATATGAACCAAACTGAACACTGATAGCAGCAAAATTAAGGCGGGTTCGATGAAAACAACAGCAGCATAACCATTCTCAGCCAATCGATTCAAAGGTGCTCGAGTCAAAGTATTTAATGGATCCTTGAATGCAGTAAACCTTCTCAATAATTAAGAACCATCTTTACCTGttcacaattttttttttgttcagGTAGATAATTAGAGTGATGACTATACAAAGACAAAGATAACACTGTAGTGACTGGTTGATACCTTTGCTTGTTCCATCTGTCAGCCCTGCCACGTACTGGCATTGCGGCGGCCTTCTTTGCAGCCTGCTTTGTGATCTGGAACTGATTTCCGTCAAGGTTCGACCTCCTTTGTGCAAGAATACCCTAAGAAACGAAATCAGATTAGAAAACCAAACACGAAGCAATCTACGAAGCAGTGACTAAGAGTGGCACAGCATACTTGTCTAATAGATGATCTAGACTCGATAAACCGCTGAACCTTGGCATTCCCTTGGTTACCGTTACCATTCTGGAAAGGGCGCTTTTTAATCTGTAATAATTATAGAAGGTGTAAGGTAAGTATCAAAACTTGGCAGTGCTTTAATAACCAATGTAAGGAAGCAGGGGCGCTTCGAGAAATTAGAATGCCTACCGGCTGTCTAGGGGCTTTCTTGCCTGCAGGATTTTTCTTCTTTGACATCTTAATGATATCCTCTGTATAAAACAGCATAACAGGCCATGAGGAAACTAACTCTAGATATGAACTAGAGTCACCGAACAAAATAAAGAAGCTTACCCAGAGTCATGTCCATCTTTTTCTCAGTAAAAGCAATAGCTTCAGCGTTGAGCGGCACTGATTCCATATCTGAAGGAGCCAAATTGCAGAAATTAGTGAAAGACCCAATCGATCGATCCCAAAATGTTTTCATGCCAATCTGGGGAGGACGAAACTAAGTGAGGCGTACAAACGACACAACAGAGATATAGAACACAACAGTCCGTAGCCTAAGATCAGTTGCTAACGAGACACAAGAACGCGCTGATCGACAAGGGACCGCAAACCCAATCTGAGATAGGGACCCCGTTGCCCTAGAATTGGTTGTGCAAAATCCCTAGGCCTAGCGCCGACCGCAGGCAGGGGCGGCGCGTGCCGGGTGAGAACCGGCACACCCAGGATTTGTAGAGGCTTATTGACTAGTTTGGATTTGAGAAGTCGCTGTAGGAGTAGGACTATGGGCTCGTACCTCGGAAACCAGCGTCCAAGAGTGCGGACGGGGTGGAGACGGCACGGGCCGGGTGGAGCGGTGAGGTAGAACGGGAGCGACGACGGAGACGGGGACGGCGCGCGGTAGAGGCGTCGTCGGCGACGGTGAAGTACGGCGGCGGCGGATTGGAGGCCGTGAGCAGGAGATAGGTCAGGaggggaagaagaggaggagggaggTAGGGGATGGGTCCGGTTCGGATTCCCCAAGCAGAGGGGGAGTTTGGAACCGACTCCAAATCATCCTAACCTTTCCTTTCCTCCAAAGGCCCAGATTAGCCCACCAAGCAAGCACACCACGGATTGTTAGCATAAAACCACCACTTTCGCAGATAAATCTTCATTTTGATAGCACTTTATGTTGCGTAAAATAAAACCTACTAGATTTTAACGAGGTTTTCTCAAATAGCACTAAACTGTTTCTGAACGCGAATTGACACGATTTTTGCCAAGCCTGCGCAACTGTTTGATGGCTGGCGTTAAAGGGCGTTGACGGCGCATGGGTCCCACCCACTTGTCGACGCACATGTCGTTACAAACGGGTGCTAGGGGTTTCAGTCATTCCCCCGCGAGCGCGTTAGTCCCCACCCACCTCGCTTTTCTGTCCAGCcttggcgatggcggcggcgactcCCAGCGGTGCCGGCACGGAGAGAGGCGGCGCATCTCCGAAGATCGGCGCCGGAGTTCCAAATCTCTCTGCCGCGGGCGGTGGCGTGAACTACAGCGACCTCACAGATTCGGAGCCGTCATTGGAGGCGATGCCATCGTTGGAGGCGAGGGTTGTTTCAGCGTTTGCTCGGGCGGTGACCTCGACGCCGGCGAAGAGCAGCCACCGATGGGCTACCTCATTGGGAGGTGTCGAGTAAGTTTCCTTTTTTATCTGAAGCTTTCAACTCGTGTTTGTTAGATTCAGATCTGCCAGCTAGTAAACAATGAGAGGGATTATTAGTATCACGGCCTATTAAACCTAAATAGGATGAAAATGGTCGTAAATGTAGCACTAAATAGGtttatttgagattttttttaGCACTGCCCACTCAACCTGACTTTTTCATATTTATTGTACCAATGTAGTTTATTTCTTAAATAGCAAACTGAACCAACATAGTTCTATGTACTCTTGTAGGCTAGATGATAATATTTGGAACATCAGATTTAATACGCATAtgcatggtgaagataatttGGAAAGAAATGTGTCCCAATCTGATATCACACTTCTTAACATTTTAGCCATGATTGAATGTTATGGCTATGGAATAAGGGACATCATATATTCTATTAATGAAAAAGGGAAAGGGTTGGCAGGAATTGAAGTAATTGACAGCATGATTAAGGTAGAGGAGATGGTAGCTTTGTATGAAGATGAAAAATGTATCagtattagagcatctctagcatagCCCGTAAAAGGgccaaaaccgaaaaataaccgcCAGTGTAAGGGTTCTGGCTGACAAATTGCGTCGATCAGTTACCGTAAAAGGGCCAAAACCGGAAAAAAAATCGGGCCGAGACCGAAAACCCAAATCGGCATGTATTTGTAGGGGTCGCTCGAGCGAACCGAACGCTCGATCCATATCTAGGGCGCGCTGAAATTTCAACTGACACAACTGCTCGCTCTCTCCctccccgcgccgccaccacactCTGCCGACGTCGCACCGCCTAATTCGCCCGAGCCCCGCATCCCAGAGCTAGCGCAGGTCGCCCAGCACCCCTCCCGCTGTTCCTCCGCCCAACTCTGGGTGCCTCCCCCGCCACCACCGCGCCGTCCGAATCGAGGATGAGCTCGGGCGACGAGTTCGTCGATGTCGATCTGTCGGATTCCGACCTCGACGAGCTGCTCCAGGACGACGAGATGGAGGCCACCAGCAAAATCGGAGGCGCGAGTCGGTGATGGGCCGGAACCACATCCAGCAGAATCGCCTCCTCGACCACGAGCAGCTGATGGAGGACTACTTCGCcgtgtgtcgagggtactcctcggcaatgccctccgattggggcttagggttgatggaatcctgtaggctgacacgagacatcggttagcagacaagcggggagagcgatttacccaggttcggggccctcgatgaggtaaaacccttacgtcctgcctgtctgatcttgattatgaaaataacgggttacaatggggtgctgaaggtttcggctgtgatctcgtcgagaggctaagtgctatgaaaccctagctctagacttttgatggctaaagttgctaaaattgattgtgtccctcggcaacccctctcctggcccttatatagggggccaggtctcaagagatctgtctgggtacgactaggttacaaaagccctagatctaaactttccttgttcggttccTCTTCGTCTTATCCTTCAAGGAATCCTCTTCGGCACCGCCGTAGTGGCCCACTTTGCCATCggatgtcttcatgggcctccagttgggccgtagaGGATAGGGTaataacagttacccgaagggtaatgcccacatcaccgtGGTACCTACCTATCCGCCCCATCTATTCCATAGGAGGTATCGCATGCGGCGTAGTTTGTTCGTCAAAATCGTCAAGGCCTACGAAGCCAATTCGAATTAGTTCAAGCAACGTAGAAATGCCGTCAGCGTGATGGGTTTCAGCCCGTTCCAAAAAAATCTCTGCTGCCATGAGGGTGGTGATGACGAAGGCGTCAAAAAGGTTGGGCGAGaggagtcgctgtgcggggtgaactcataAGAGCCGAATCGGATCGGACTTCCCAAGGTTGGTGATGACGAAGACGTTGACGAAACTATCGACGACATggttggatctgccgatgacggaTCTTGTGCCAACAGGGTCCCCACGGTCGgctccaattgtcgagggtactcctcggcaatgccctccgattgggtcttagggttgatggaatcctgtaggctgacacgagacatcggttaacagacaagcggggagagcgatttacccaggttcggggccctcgatgaggtaaaacccttacgtcctgcctgtccgatcttgattatgaaaataacgggttacaatggggtgccgaaggtttcggctgtgatctcgtcgagaggctaagtgctatgaaaccctagctctagacttttgatggctaaagttgctaagattgattgtgtccctcggcagcccctctcctggcccttatataggggtccaggtctcaagagatctgtccgggtacgactaggttacaaaagcCCTAGatttaaactttccttgttcggttccTCTTTGTCTTGTCCTTCAAGGAATCCTCTTCGGCACCGCCGTAGTAGCCCACTTTGCCATTggatgtcttcatgggcctccagttgggccgtagaggatagggcaataacagttacccgaagggtaatgaccacgtcagtagcccccgagtgtctagccgaagatattttgggtagagactaaagcatgcctccatcaAATGTCCTTCTCTCTTGATagttcttgtccatcttgtaacatcttcttcttctatcgggtgcgcgttcagcgctcccgatgggagtagcccccgagtctaggtacggatgcttgcaatccatgcatagactcaagttgtgccactcgaatgttttcttctgccgaagctttctgcaactcttcataggtcatccgatacatttacATCAGGTCTTCAAATTCTAGAAGTTTTAAcgcgtaaaggatattgagtaGTGTGCCtagctttgctggttaactgccgaaggcaaaacaacgctaccctacacagaatcacgtccccaggcatgatcctggagtgcaaaaaagtttatcgggtgcgcgtccagcgctcctgatgagagtagcccccgagtctgggcacgggtgcttgtggccgggtgcagactcgagctgagcatttcatccttttcttcaaatatttcttcacgccCTTCTTTGCAGGAGAATCTTCGAGTTCACGTTTATCGGGTGTGCattcagtgctcccgatgggagtagcccccgagtctaggtatggatgcttgcaatccgtgcgtagacttaaGTTGACCACCCGACAGTTTTGGTTTCTCCTCGGACGCTTCCGATGAGCTTCACGATGTCACTGATGACGTAATAACTGTTGCAATTCTGACCAACAAGACATGACCTGTTgggcccatcctacttctgcacgGTTCTGTTTTAAGAAGTGACTGCTACTTGCGTGCAGTTACCAAGGtgtctcctcgatttccgcgatcAATGATGAAAAGAGGTTCTCTTAGTAAATTGGAaacaacgacacgtgcccacTCAATCCTCAGGTTTCCTTATACTTTATAATCTTTCATGGAAAACTCCTCCCTTTCCACAATCCATCATTGCATCCTCTTTCTTCTTCATTCATCTTCTTCACCCATAACCACTGCACCGCCGCCGTCATTTCTAGATCTCCCTTAGATCTcaaaatggtgaagaagaagggctCCACTCTTGCCACCAGTGCTGTGAGCAGCGGTGCCGCCGCCAAGACTTCTCCAAATCCGTCGAAGAGAGGCGCTCCAGAtgttcctcctccagctccggcgccgccagcgccatcGAGCTCCACGGCTGGACCCATCCCCGGCGATTGGTCGGCGTCTACTACCACAAAGCGTGATGAAAAGAGGGCTCAGAGCCTTGGATTAATCTCTTCTGACGAGGGGAATGtgattctcccaggtgcgatttCACGGCCCAATCCCTCCgccggttttaccgtgatgttcttatctttcttgTATCGAGGTCTTTCACTCCCTGCTCACAAATTCCTTCATCACCTCCTTCGAGTTTACGAGATCCAACTGTGGTAGC
It includes:
- the LOC127300860 gene encoding uncharacterized protein; the protein is MESVPLNAEAIAFTEKKMDMTLEDIIKMSKKKNPAGKKAPRQPIKKRPFQNGNGNQGNAKVQRFIESRSSIRQGILAQRRSNLDGNQFQITKQAAKKAAAMPVRGRADRWNKQSAPSTSIQRRPVSDQNSKGKEMQNEQPRTMDALFAQMKQQRMRIMPPQQSSATHGHQFNQQRRVQQQRRGRGGYGARNGGGNR